The following coding sequences lie in one Deltaproteobacteria bacterium IMCC39524 genomic window:
- the proC gene encoding pyrroline-5-carboxylate reductase, translating to MPLTTVGKIGFIGGGNMAEAFIKGLMNGGFPATDILFFEPNEKRRELMIERYGVSCAVDNMELVNKSDIVVVATKPQILDKVLEDIVTVFNDEKLLISILAGITTTTFEEGLGGQARVVRAMPNTPALAGQGAAALCPGKNVTEEDRRVAQHLFETVGIALWVEEGQMDAVTGLSGSGPAFVYTFIEALTAGGVQEGLRLDIAHSLAVQTVVGAAHLVKATGEHPALLREKVCSPAGTTISAIRVLEERGLRAMMMEAVGAATTRSRELGKEKK from the coding sequence GTGCCATTAACAACAGTAGGTAAAATAGGTTTCATCGGTGGCGGCAATATGGCCGAAGCCTTTATCAAGGGTTTGATGAATGGCGGCTTTCCGGCTACCGATATCCTCTTTTTTGAGCCGAATGAAAAGCGTCGCGAATTAATGATTGAGCGTTACGGGGTCTCGTGCGCTGTTGACAATATGGAGCTGGTCAACAAGAGCGACATTGTTGTTGTTGCCACCAAACCGCAAATTCTGGACAAGGTCCTGGAAGACATTGTTACCGTCTTTAATGATGAAAAACTTCTGATCTCCATCCTGGCGGGTATAACGACAACAACCTTCGAGGAGGGCCTCGGCGGTCAGGCCCGCGTGGTTCGAGCCATGCCGAATACGCCGGCTCTGGCCGGGCAGGGTGCTGCTGCTCTTTGTCCCGGTAAGAATGTAACCGAAGAAGATCGTCGTGTTGCCCAGCATCTGTTTGAAACCGTTGGTATCGCGCTCTGGGTGGAAGAAGGACAGATGGACGCGGTGACCGGGCTCTCTGGTTCCGGCCCCGCCTTTGTTTACACCTTTATTGAAGCTTTGACGGCAGGGGGCGTGCAGGAAGGTTTACGACTCGACATTGCTCATTCTTTGGCAGTACAGACCGTCGTTGGAGCGGCTCACCTGGTGAAAGCGACTGGCGAACACCCGGCGTTGTTACGCGAAAAGGTCTGTAGCCCGGCTGGAACCACGATTAGCGCCATCCGTGTTCTCGAAGAGCGGGGCTTGCGCGCAATGATGATGGAAGCCGTGGGAGCCGCAACGACACGGTCCAGGGAACTTGGCAAAGAAAAAAAATAA